A single genomic interval of Fibrobacter sp. UWB13 harbors:
- a CDS encoding alpha/beta hydrolase, translating to MNYLIVPGLNNSGPKHWQSFWEKSLPNATRVIQHCWDHPEKADWVETLDKCIQQLNADTILVAHSLGVCTTVNYLLKAKSQGGVPPYIKGAFLVSPSDVDNVELIGNFAPMPLEKLPIPACVVASENDPFVSMERSEFFASAWGVKLFNAGALGHINSDSDLGEWEQGRKFLAEFESTEVLK from the coding sequence ATGAATTACTTGATTGTTCCTGGATTGAATAATTCCGGACCGAAACACTGGCAGAGCTTCTGGGAAAAGAGCTTGCCGAATGCGACTCGCGTCATCCAGCACTGTTGGGACCATCCCGAGAAAGCGGACTGGGTCGAGACTTTAGACAAGTGCATCCAGCAGTTGAATGCGGATACGATTCTTGTGGCGCATAGCTTGGGCGTTTGCACGACGGTCAACTATCTTTTGAAGGCGAAATCGCAAGGTGGCGTTCCGCCGTACATCAAAGGGGCTTTCCTTGTTTCGCCAAGTGATGTGGATAACGTAGAACTTATTGGGAACTTTGCGCCGATGCCGCTTGAAAAACTGCCGATTCCGGCGTGTGTCGTGGCAAGTGAAAACGACCCGTTTGTCTCGATGGAACGTTCTGAATTTTTTGCAAGCGCCTGGGGCGTAAAGCTGTTTAACGCAGGTGCTCTTGGACATATCAATTCGGATTCCGATCTCGGTGAATGGGAACAGGGGCGTAAATTCCTTGCAGAATTTGAATCAACGGAGGTTCTAAAATGA
- a CDS encoding family 16 glycosylhydrolase has protein sequence MNIKKTAVKSALAVAAAAAALTTNVSAKDFSGAELYTLEEVQYGKFEARMKMAAASGTVSSMFLYQNGSEIADGRPWVEVDIEVLGKNPGSFQSNIITGKAGAQKTSEKHHAVSPAADQAFHTYGLEWTPNYVRWTVDGQEVRKTEGGQVSNLTGTQGLRFNLWSSESAAWVGQFDESKLPLFQFINWVKVYKYTPGQGEGGSDFTLDWTDNFDTFDGSRWGKGDWTFDGNRVDLTDKNIYSRDGMLILALTRKGQESFNGQVPKDDEPAPQSSSSTPASSSSVPASSSSSVPVSSSSEIIPPSSSSATNAIHAVRTTPTVAKERRSIVNAKGAKVNPNGHKRYRVNFEF, from the coding sequence ATGAACATCAAGAAAACTGCAGTTAAGAGCGCTCTCGCCGTAGCCGCCGCCGCAGCAGCCCTCACCACCAATGTTAGCGCAAAGGATTTTAGCGGTGCCGAACTCTACACGTTAGAAGAAGTTCAGTACGGTAAGTTTGAAGCCCGTATGAAGATGGCTGCCGCATCGGGAACGGTCAGTTCCATGTTCCTCTACCAGAATGGTTCCGAAATCGCCGATGGAAGGCCCTGGGTAGAAGTGGATATCGAAGTTCTCGGCAAGAATCCGGGCAGTTTCCAGTCCAACATCATTACCGGTAAGGCCGGCGCACAGAAGACTAGCGAAAAGCACCATGCAGTTAGCCCCGCCGCCGATCAGGCTTTCCACACCTACGGTCTCGAATGGACTCCGAATTACGTCCGCTGGACTGTTGACGGTCAAGAAGTCCGCAAGACTGAAGGTGGTCAGGTTTCCAACTTGACAGGTACACAGGGACTCCGTTTTAACCTTTGGTCGTCTGAGAGTGCGGCTTGGGTTGGCCAGTTTGATGAATCGAAGCTTCCGCTTTTCCAGTTCATCAACTGGGTCAAGGTTTATAAGTACACGCCGGGCCAGGGCGAAGGCGGCAGCGACTTTACGCTCGACTGGACCGACAATTTCGACACATTCGATGGCTCCCGCTGGGGCAAGGGTGACTGGACATTCGATGGCAACCGCGTCGACCTCACCGACAAAAACATCTACTCAAGAGACGGCATGTTGATCCTCGCCCTCACCCGCAAAGGTCAGGAAAGCTTCAACGGCCAGGTTCCGAAAGATGACGAACCGGCTCCGCAATCTTCTAGCAGCACTCCGGCATCTTCGAGTAGTGTTCCGGCAAGCTCCTCCTCTAGCGTCCCGGTCTCTTCGAGCAGCGAAATCATTCCGCCGAGCTCCTCGAGCGCCACAAACGCTATTCATGCAGTCCGTACAACTCCGACGGTTGCAAAGGAACGCCGTAGCATCGTGAACGCCAAGGGCGCCAAGGTGAATCCGAACGGTCACAAGCGCTATCGCGTGAACTTTGAATTCTAA
- a CDS encoding single-stranded DNA-binding protein: MAYLNKVMLIGNIGKDPEVRVNPNGGRKRVSFSLATSRRYRDNNGEQKEQTDWHNIIGWGKIADIVEQLGIRKGMSLYVEGSLTNRSWTDQTSGQKRYVTEINMDTFQLLTPRGQGGAPGAGGFSQANSYQPNSFNGMQQNSAPAYDAGMAEDDVDLPF; encoded by the coding sequence ATGGCTTATTTGAATAAGGTTATGCTCATCGGTAATATCGGTAAGGATCCGGAAGTTCGCGTCAATCCCAACGGCGGTCGCAAGCGCGTTTCATTCTCCCTCGCCACTTCTCGTCGCTATCGTGACAACAACGGCGAACAGAAGGAACAGACCGACTGGCATAACATCATTGGCTGGGGCAAAATCGCAGATATCGTTGAACAGCTTGGTATTCGCAAGGGCATGAGCCTCTATGTTGAAGGTTCCCTCACCAACCGCAGCTGGACCGACCAGACAAGCGGTCAGAAACGCTATGTCACAGAAATCAACATGGACACGTTCCAGCTCCTCACTCCGCGCGGCCAGGGTGGCGCTCCGGGTGCAGGTGGTTTCAGCCAGGCAAACAGCTACCAGCCCAACAGCTTTAACGGCATGCAGCAGAATAGCGCTCCGGCATACGATGCAGGCATGGCAGAAGACGACGTCGATCTTCCGTTCTAA
- a CDS encoding aspartate-semialdehyde dehydrogenase, whose protein sequence is MIRNVAIMGATGAVGQELLKILEQRNFPLQNLKLLASERSVGREYEFKGEKLKVELTCKDAFKNVDLVLSSAGASVSKEFAPIAVDAGAVVVDNTSFFRMDPNVPLVVPEVNPEDIKLHKGIIANPNCTTIMMVVALKPINDLSKITRIHVATYQSASGAGATGMSELKQQYQEIVEGKPVTVKKFAHQLAYNLIPHIDVFTDNGYTKEEMKMFNETRKIMHSDVRCAATCVRVSALRCHSEAISFETERPLSIEEVSNAIKNGEGLQLCDDVANNVYPMPLNLMGTDDVYVGRIRKDLACDNGMNIWIVGDQIRKGAALNAVQIAERL, encoded by the coding sequence ATGATTCGTAACGTAGCGATCATGGGCGCCACTGGCGCAGTAGGTCAGGAACTCCTCAAGATTCTTGAACAACGTAACTTCCCGCTTCAGAACCTGAAGCTTCTCGCCTCCGAACGCAGTGTCGGCCGTGAATATGAATTCAAGGGCGAAAAGCTCAAAGTTGAACTGACTTGCAAGGACGCTTTCAAGAACGTTGACCTCGTGCTCTCTTCTGCAGGCGCAAGCGTTTCCAAGGAATTCGCTCCGATTGCTGTTGACGCTGGCGCAGTCGTCGTCGACAACACGAGCTTCTTCCGCATGGACCCGAACGTTCCGCTCGTTGTCCCGGAAGTGAACCCGGAAGACATCAAGCTCCACAAGGGCATCATCGCTAACCCGAACTGCACGACCATCATGATGGTTGTCGCTCTCAAGCCGATCAATGACTTGAGCAAGATTACCCGCATCCACGTCGCTACTTACCAAAGCGCAAGCGGTGCTGGTGCAACCGGTATGTCCGAACTCAAGCAGCAGTATCAGGAAATCGTCGAAGGCAAGCCGGTCACCGTAAAGAAGTTCGCACACCAGCTCGCTTATAACCTCATTCCGCACATCGACGTGTTCACCGACAACGGCTACACGAAGGAAGAAATGAAGATGTTCAACGAAACGCGCAAGATTATGCACAGCGATGTCCGCTGCGCTGCAACCTGCGTCCGCGTTTCCGCACTCCGCTGCCATTCCGAAGCTATCAGCTTCGAAACGGAACGTCCGCTTTCTATCGAAGAAGTTTCGAACGCCATCAAGAACGGCGAAGGTCTCCAGCTCTGCGACGACGTTGCAAACAACGTCTATCCGATGCCACTCAACCTCATGGGCACGGATGACGTCTATGTTGGCCGTATCCGCAAGGACCTCGCCTGTGACAACGGCATGAACATCTGGATTGTTGGTGACCAGATCCGCAAGGGTGCTGCTCTCAACGCTGTCCAGATTGCAGAACGCCTCTAA